From Candidatus Rubrimentiphilum sp., one genomic window encodes:
- a CDS encoding NAD(P) transhydrogenase subunit alpha, with protein MSELTTFFELLTVFVLAVFVGFEMISKVPTTLHTPLMSATNAIHGIVLVGAIIVTIELLTPAHALATPLLTVIAIVAVTLGTINVVGGFAVTERMLQMFKKREPGKK; from the coding sequence GTGAGCGAACTCACAACCTTCTTCGAGCTGCTGACGGTCTTCGTACTGGCCGTCTTCGTCGGCTTTGAAATGATCTCCAAGGTGCCGACAACGCTGCACACGCCGCTGATGTCCGCGACCAACGCGATCCACGGCATCGTGCTGGTCGGCGCGATCATCGTGACGATCGAGTTGTTGACTCCGGCGCACGCGCTGGCGACTCCGTTGTTGACCGTTATCGCTATCGTGGCGGTGACGCTGGGCACGATCAACGTCGTCGGCGGCTTCGCGGTGACCGAACGCATGCTCCAGATGTTCAAGAAACGCGAGCCGGGCAAGAAGTGA
- a CDS encoding NAD(P)(+) transhydrogenase (Re/Si-specific) subunit beta yields MTAFVLLHLAELAAIVLFFLGLHFLSSPATARFGNRLAALGMLIAIVAVLAPSRGIGWWAILIGIVAGTAIGLISALKVKMTAMPQMVALFNGAGGGAAACVSTTQYLLWERAHTAGVRLDVLTDVSLVISAIIGAVSAAGSVIAFLKLQELMSGRPVTYPGQQIVNGAIALAIAGLAGWVMVTLGVEPTWAYGVMVALALVLGVLFVLPIGGADMPVVISLLNSFTGLAVAITGFELRSNLLIIAGTLVGASGTMLTILMGRAMNRPLRNVLFGAFGASGGMEVAASKGGQQNIRSVSVDDVAVMLAYAHQVIVVPGYGMAVAQAQHSVRELADQLEKHGVTVKYAIHPVAGRMPGHMNVLLAEANVPYNQLYDMDDINPEFARTDVALIIGANDVTNPAARNVASSPIYGMPILDVDKAANVVVLKRSMRSGFAGIENPLYEEPKTAMLFGDAKASVDGLVSAVKAL; encoded by the coding sequence GTGACAGCTTTCGTTCTTCTGCACCTAGCCGAGCTCGCCGCGATCGTGCTGTTCTTCCTCGGCCTGCACTTCTTGAGCTCGCCGGCAACGGCGCGCTTTGGAAACCGCCTGGCCGCACTCGGCATGCTGATCGCGATCGTCGCGGTCTTGGCTCCGTCACGCGGCATCGGCTGGTGGGCGATCTTGATCGGTATCGTCGCCGGCACGGCCATCGGACTGATCTCGGCGCTCAAAGTAAAGATGACCGCGATGCCGCAAATGGTCGCGCTCTTCAACGGCGCGGGCGGCGGCGCGGCGGCGTGCGTCTCAACCACGCAATACTTATTGTGGGAGCGCGCGCATACTGCGGGCGTCCGGCTGGACGTGCTCACCGACGTATCGCTCGTCATCAGCGCGATTATCGGCGCGGTCAGTGCGGCCGGCTCGGTCATCGCATTCTTAAAACTGCAAGAACTCATGAGCGGACGTCCGGTCACCTATCCCGGACAACAGATCGTAAACGGAGCGATCGCGCTGGCCATTGCCGGCCTGGCAGGTTGGGTGATGGTTACGCTCGGCGTCGAGCCGACGTGGGCCTACGGCGTGATGGTCGCGCTCGCGCTGGTACTGGGCGTTCTGTTCGTGCTGCCGATCGGCGGCGCCGACATGCCGGTCGTGATCTCGTTGCTGAACTCATTTACCGGTCTCGCCGTTGCCATCACCGGCTTCGAATTGCGCTCCAATCTGCTGATCATCGCGGGCACGCTGGTCGGCGCGAGCGGCACCATGCTGACCATCCTTATGGGCCGAGCGATGAACCGCCCGTTGCGCAACGTGCTGTTCGGCGCGTTCGGCGCGAGCGGCGGAATGGAAGTCGCCGCGTCCAAAGGCGGCCAGCAGAACATTCGCAGCGTCAGCGTGGACGACGTCGCCGTCATGCTGGCATACGCGCACCAAGTCATTGTCGTTCCCGGATACGGCATGGCCGTCGCGCAGGCACAGCACAGCGTGCGCGAGCTCGCCGATCAGCTCGAGAAGCACGGAGTCACGGTAAAATATGCGATTCATCCCGTCGCCGGCCGCATGCCGGGACACATGAACGTTCTGCTCGCAGAAGCGAACGTGCCCTACAACCAACTCTACGACATGGACGACATCAACCCGGAGTTCGCGCGTACCGACGTAGCGCTGATCATCGGCGCGAACGACGTCACGAATCCCGCCGCGCGCAACGTCGCTTCGTCGCCGATCTACGGCATGCCGATTCTCGACGTCGACAAAGCCGCCAATGTCGTCGTACTCAAGCGTTCGATGCGTTCGGGATTCGCGGGCATTGAGAATCCGCTTTACGAGGAACCGAAAACCGCCATGCTCTTCGGCGACGCCAAAGCCAGCGTCGACGGTTTGGTCTCAGCGGTTAAAGCGCTCTAA
- a CDS encoding DUF6790 family protein gives MTVAGVISTILGNLELVFIVIAILTTLFKLRRAKAHHTVMTASYTLWGELIFYAIGFGFLWAFVFHAFIQQIAAKSIGWQPSPFEWELAWAELGIAFVALLSLARGYELRLAVTLIVSIFSFGAAAQHIQQILCCQNYAPGNAGLILWVNDIALPIVLLFLAYSSRDAYERMVRAPH, from the coding sequence ATGACGGTTGCAGGCGTCATCAGCACCATTCTCGGTAATCTCGAGTTGGTTTTTATCGTCATCGCGATTCTAACGACGCTATTCAAACTGCGGCGCGCGAAGGCGCATCACACGGTAATGACCGCGAGCTACACGCTCTGGGGCGAGCTGATCTTTTATGCGATTGGGTTCGGCTTTCTGTGGGCGTTCGTGTTCCATGCGTTTATACAACAGATTGCCGCGAAGTCGATCGGCTGGCAGCCCAGTCCGTTCGAGTGGGAGCTCGCTTGGGCGGAACTCGGCATCGCCTTTGTGGCGCTGCTGTCGCTGGCGCGCGGCTACGAGCTGCGGCTGGCCGTGACGCTTATCGTGTCGATCTTTTCGTTCGGAGCGGCGGCGCAGCACATCCAGCAGATCCTGTGCTGTCAAAACTATGCGCCCGGAAATGCCGGACTCATTCTGTGGGTCAACGACATCGCGCTGCCGATCGTACTGCTGTTCTTAGCGTACTCGTCGCGCGACGCATACGAACGTATGGTGCGCGCACCGCACTAG
- a CDS encoding peptide ABC transporter substrate-binding protein, producing the protein MRIAWVLGMAALLLSACSSGSPQRLSGAVRFDLASDPANLNPLFLHQDAASVEQQVARLAFEPFIDFDPSGREIPELITRVPTQANGDLSPDGRTIVYRLRPQVRWSDGVPVTADDVLFTLRAILDPRNPVPSHEGYDLIDRAYARGPHIVVFHLKHSWAPAVDTLFSYGYRPQFVLPAHVLRSQQPLAQAPFNAAPSVGDGPYRFVSWRRGESLLYVANERYWRGAPKTKRLDIRVIPDPATNLVLLQSRELDWNLIAPVQQRTLQSHHEIVYRYVTTGVVAGLTLNLSHPPLNDPRVRRALAMSIDRGAISRKITLGRYPVTDAIQPQFSWAYDRSVKEPGYDPPCADTLFDAAGWRRGSDGVRHKNGQPLTLVYVQFKETTTGMRVATAVQAQLRQRGINVEMKTISNAQLFLPHTGVLASGNYDLAYVPFTMGSDPDDSSILACRAPSNYMRYCNPRVDALERSALASTSRTQRKGLYGHIERIVAADVPIIYLFNANYIYAYRSQLAGFYPNAFLPTWNAAAWQLR; encoded by the coding sequence ATGCGCATCGCGTGGGTGCTGGGGATGGCCGCACTGCTGCTGAGTGCTTGCTCGAGCGGCTCGCCGCAACGCCTCTCGGGCGCGGTGCGGTTCGACTTGGCGTCCGACCCGGCAAATCTCAACCCGCTCTTCTTGCACCAGGATGCCGCCTCGGTCGAGCAGCAGGTGGCGCGCCTCGCGTTCGAGCCGTTCATCGATTTCGATCCGAGTGGCCGCGAAATCCCGGAGCTCATTACGCGCGTCCCGACGCAAGCCAACGGAGATCTCTCGCCCGACGGGCGCACCATCGTCTACCGGTTGCGTCCGCAAGTGCGCTGGAGCGACGGCGTTCCGGTTACGGCTGACGACGTGCTCTTCACGCTGCGCGCGATCCTCGATCCGCGCAACCCGGTGCCGTCGCACGAAGGCTACGATCTGATCGATCGCGCCTACGCGCGCGGACCGCACATCGTCGTCTTTCATTTAAAGCATAGCTGGGCGCCCGCCGTCGACACGCTCTTTTCGTATGGCTATCGCCCGCAGTTCGTTTTGCCGGCGCACGTTCTTCGCTCGCAGCAGCCGCTCGCGCAGGCGCCGTTTAACGCGGCGCCCTCAGTCGGCGACGGCCCATACCGGTTCGTCTCTTGGCGGCGCGGCGAGTCGCTGCTGTACGTCGCCAACGAGCGCTACTGGCGCGGCGCGCCCAAGACGAAACGGCTCGACATTCGCGTCATCCCCGATCCCGCCACCAACCTCGTCCTGCTGCAGTCGCGCGAATTGGATTGGAATTTGATCGCGCCGGTGCAACAGCGCACTCTCCAGTCGCATCATGAGATCGTTTACCGGTACGTGACGACCGGCGTCGTCGCCGGACTGACGCTCAACCTTTCGCATCCTCCCCTAAACGATCCACGCGTCCGGCGCGCACTCGCGATGTCGATCGACCGCGGGGCGATCAGCCGCAAGATCACACTCGGACGCTATCCCGTTACCGATGCGATTCAGCCGCAGTTTTCGTGGGCGTACGACCGCTCGGTAAAGGAACCCGGCTACGATCCGCCCTGCGCGGATACGCTCTTTGACGCCGCCGGCTGGCGCCGCGGAAGTGACGGCGTCCGGCACAAGAACGGTCAGCCGCTCACGCTTGTCTACGTCCAGTTCAAAGAGACGACCACGGGCATGCGCGTTGCGACGGCAGTACAAGCTCAGCTGCGGCAACGCGGCATCAACGTCGAGATGAAGACGATCAGCAACGCGCAGCTCTTCTTGCCGCACACCGGGGTGCTCGCGAGCGGCAACTACGACCTCGCGTACGTGCCGTTCACGATGGGATCGGATCCGGACGATTCCTCCATACTCGCGTGCCGCGCACCAAGCAATTACATGCGGTACTGCAACCCGCGCGTCGATGCGCTGGAACGATCTGCCCTCGCGTCGACGTCGCGAACGCAGCGCAAAGGCTTGTACGGTCACATCGAACGAATCGTCGCCGCCGACGTGCCGATCATCTATCTCTTCAACGCGAATTACATCTATGCGTACCGCTCGCAGCTGGCCGGTTTCTATCCGAACGCATTCTTGCCCACATGGAATGCCGCCGCGTGGCAGTTACGCTAA
- a CDS encoding Lrp/AsnC family transcriptional regulator has protein sequence MNKHPNIAPEPGELDDLDLRLLSALQQNARSTFADLGEIVGLKASAVHDRVKRLESRGYVRGYAAQLDGKLLGLELVAFVGCYTAPDCSYDAFIAALSAMPEICEIHSVAGEESFVLKVMTRSTAHLDELLSRLKSVPGMARTKTTIVLSTPFERGGISVR, from the coding sequence ATGAATAAACACCCGAACATAGCACCCGAACCCGGCGAGTTGGACGACCTCGATCTCCGGCTGCTTTCCGCTTTGCAGCAAAACGCGCGCTCGACGTTTGCCGATCTCGGCGAGATCGTCGGCCTCAAGGCCTCCGCCGTGCACGATCGCGTGAAACGACTGGAGAGCCGCGGCTACGTCCGGGGCTACGCCGCGCAGCTCGACGGAAAGCTCCTCGGCCTCGAGCTGGTCGCTTTCGTCGGCTGCTATACCGCGCCCGACTGCAGCTACGACGCGTTCATCGCGGCGCTCTCCGCGATGCCGGAGATCTGCGAGATTCACAGCGTTGCCGGTGAGGAATCGTTCGTCCTCAAAGTGATGACGCGCTCGACCGCGCACTTGGACGAGCTGCTCTCCCGTCTGAAGAGCGTACCGGGAATGGCGCGGACGAAAACGACGATCGTCCTTTCAACGCCGTTCGAACGCGGCGGAATCTCCGTACGATGA
- a CDS encoding L-erythro-3,5-diaminohexanoate dehydrogenase: MKSHRYGAHRVIAPAGALPQNAMKLDNTPRPFANEILCDVEVLNLDSASFAQIRSACDDDPKKIADHISATVRERGKQHNAVTGSGGMFVGRVAEIGEALQDIVALREGDAIASLVSLTLTPLHLETITEVQLASGHVHVRGKAILFESAAWAKLPDDIDPCVALAVLDVAGAPAQIAKLAKPGMTIAVIGADGKSGLLVCAAARSQLRTSGRIIGVSPNANSEAARLLVESGLVDAFVAADARDALALSELVAAEAPQLADLVVNCVNVDGTELGSILCAKDGGTVYFFSMNTSFTAAALGAEGVGKDVTMLIGNGYTKHHADLALQTLRDNPAIHAYFTKQFAIRQPARTSL, translated from the coding sequence ATGAAATCGCATCGTTACGGCGCGCACCGGGTCATCGCACCGGCAGGCGCCTTACCGCAAAATGCTATGAAGCTCGACAACACGCCGCGGCCATTCGCCAACGAGATTCTCTGCGACGTCGAGGTGCTGAACCTCGATTCGGCCTCGTTTGCGCAGATTCGCAGCGCGTGCGACGACGATCCAAAGAAGATTGCCGATCACATTTCGGCAACCGTGCGCGAGCGCGGCAAACAGCACAATGCCGTTACGGGAAGCGGCGGCATGTTCGTGGGCCGCGTCGCCGAGATCGGTGAAGCGCTCCAAGACATAGTTGCGCTGCGCGAAGGCGATGCGATTGCCTCGCTGGTCTCCTTGACGCTCACGCCGCTACACCTCGAGACGATCACGGAAGTACAACTCGCCAGCGGACACGTGCACGTACGCGGCAAAGCGATCTTGTTTGAATCCGCCGCCTGGGCGAAATTGCCGGACGATATCGATCCCTGCGTCGCGCTGGCCGTGCTGGACGTAGCCGGCGCGCCCGCCCAGATCGCAAAACTAGCCAAGCCCGGAATGACCATCGCCGTGATCGGCGCGGATGGAAAATCCGGCTTGCTGGTGTGCGCCGCCGCGCGATCGCAGCTCCGTACATCGGGCCGCATTATCGGCGTGAGCCCGAACGCGAATTCAGAGGCGGCGCGCCTGCTTGTTGAAAGCGGACTCGTCGATGCATTCGTCGCGGCCGATGCGCGTGACGCGCTGGCGCTTTCCGAACTCGTTGCGGCCGAAGCGCCGCAGCTCGCCGACCTGGTCGTCAATTGCGTCAACGTGGACGGAACCGAGCTCGGTTCGATCCTCTGCGCAAAAGACGGCGGAACGGTCTATTTCTTTTCGATGAACACGTCGTTTACCGCAGCCGCTTTGGGCGCCGAGGGCGTCGGGAAAGATGTGACGATGCTCATCGGAAACGGCTACACAAAACACCACGCCGATCTTGCGCTGCAAACCCTGCGCGACAATCCGGCCATTCACGCCTATTTCACAAAGCAGTTTGCCATCCGTCAGCCCGCGAGGACATCGTTATGA
- a CDS encoding KamA family radical SAM protein, producing the protein MNAVMHTKPPVDPSYFKYKNLKEGEFWRHVPAYKDVDEATFMDHLWQQKHSVKTAAELLETIEGLASGEFIEDARAGFAHAPMAVRVSPYAIALIDWNDPYGDPIRRQFIPTKSTFLPDHPRLVLDSLHEQADSPVPGLVHRYVDKALFLPLAVCPVYCRFCTRSYAIGPDTEEVDKVELARTPKQWQDAFRYIAERPELEDIVISGGDVYQLPPKNIELIGNALLDIPHVRRMRFATKGPAIMPMKLLTDPAWVDALAGVVERGRSLGKDVVLHTHFNAPEEITWITQKAMAVLFERGVFVRNQSVLIRGVNDEPERMELLVKRLSYVNVHPYYVYMHDMVKGVEDLRTTIQTAVDVEKFVRGSTAGFNSPTFVCDAPGGGGKRDVHSFEYYDRENGIAVYTAPSVKPGKAFMYFDPIDRLSPDAQARWAVKEIQDQMIQNALRNSGAGDDQLVLA; encoded by the coding sequence ATGAACGCCGTCATGCACACCAAGCCGCCCGTCGATCCGAGCTACTTCAAATACAAGAACCTCAAAGAGGGCGAGTTCTGGCGGCACGTTCCGGCCTACAAAGACGTCGACGAAGCCACGTTCATGGATCACCTGTGGCAGCAGAAACATTCGGTGAAGACTGCTGCCGAGCTGCTGGAAACAATCGAGGGCCTTGCCTCGGGAGAGTTCATCGAAGATGCGCGCGCCGGTTTTGCTCACGCGCCCATGGCGGTACGCGTCTCGCCGTATGCGATCGCGCTGATCGATTGGAACGATCCCTACGGCGACCCGATCCGCCGGCAGTTCATTCCGACCAAGAGCACGTTCTTGCCCGACCATCCGCGCCTGGTACTGGATTCGCTGCACGAGCAGGCCGATTCACCGGTGCCCGGGCTCGTGCACCGTTACGTCGATAAAGCGCTGTTCTTGCCGCTCGCGGTTTGCCCGGTGTATTGCCGGTTCTGCACGCGCAGCTACGCGATCGGGCCGGATACCGAGGAAGTGGACAAAGTCGAACTCGCGCGCACGCCCAAACAGTGGCAGGACGCATTCCGCTACATCGCCGAGCGGCCCGAACTCGAGGACATCGTGATCTCGGGCGGCGACGTCTACCAGCTTCCGCCGAAAAACATCGAGCTGATCGGCAACGCGCTGCTCGACATTCCGCACGTCCGCCGCATGCGCTTTGCGACCAAAGGCCCGGCCATTATGCCGATGAAGCTGCTTACGGATCCGGCATGGGTGGACGCGCTCGCCGGCGTCGTCGAACGCGGACGGTCGCTCGGCAAGGACGTCGTGCTGCACACGCACTTCAACGCGCCCGAAGAGATCACGTGGATCACGCAAAAGGCGATGGCCGTACTCTTCGAGCGCGGAGTGTTCGTCCGCAACCAATCCGTGCTCATCCGCGGCGTCAACGACGAGCCGGAGCGCATGGAGTTACTCGTCAAGCGTCTGAGCTACGTCAACGTCCATCCGTATTACGTTTACATGCACGACATGGTCAAAGGCGTTGAAGATCTGCGCACGACGATCCAAACCGCAGTTGACGTCGAAAAATTCGTGCGAGGCAGTACGGCCGGATTCAACTCGCCGACATTCGTCTGCGACGCGCCGGGTGGCGGCGGCAAGCGCGACGTGCACAGCTTCGAGTACTACGATCGCGAAAACGGTATCGCCGTTTACACGGCGCCGAGCGTCAAACCCGGCAAGGCATTCATGTATTTCGATCCGATCGACCGTCTATCGCCCGACGCGCAAGCGCGCTGGGCCGTCAAAGAGATCCAGGATCAAATGATCCAGAATGCCCTGCGGAATTCAGGCGCCGGAGACGATCAGCTCGTCTTAGCTTAA
- a CDS encoding PPC domain-containing DNA-binding protein, whose protein sequence is MEYRLFGGREVPRRFVLVFETGDDVMGELQRFVEEQSVMAAFFHGLGGVQRATVGFYNLANKQYEPIEIDSQSELLSLNGNVSILDGKQKLHIHVVLGRRDGSAVGGHLLQATVRPTLEIVLDELAGNLHRTDRPEVGIPLLDLTH, encoded by the coding sequence ATGGAATACCGTTTGTTTGGCGGACGTGAAGTCCCGCGACGCTTCGTGCTGGTTTTTGAAACCGGCGACGACGTGATGGGCGAACTGCAGCGTTTCGTCGAGGAGCAGAGCGTCATGGCGGCGTTCTTTCACGGTTTGGGCGGCGTGCAGCGCGCCACAGTCGGCTTCTACAATCTCGCCAACAAACAGTACGAACCGATCGAAATCGATTCGCAGTCCGAGCTGCTTTCGCTTAACGGCAACGTCTCGATCTTAGACGGTAAGCAGAAACTGCACATTCACGTCGTCCTTGGGCGCCGGGACGGAAGCGCCGTTGGCGGGCATCTGCTCCAAGCAACGGTTCGTCCGACGCTCGAGATCGTGCTCGACGAGCTTGCGGGGAACCTGCATCGCACTGACCGTCCCGAAGTCGGCATCCCGCTGCTCGACCTTACGCATTAA
- a CDS encoding TIGR00730 family Rossman fold protein: MPQRVGVFCGSQSGNGDRYIETAILTASRIVQRGCGIVYGGGRVGLMGVLADTALAAGGEVIGVIPEALAGKEIAHGGLTELHVVTSMHERKALMADLSDAFVALPGGFGTMDEFCEILTWAQLRIHDKPVGLLNAYGYFDDLIALFDNMVSEGFVTPRNRTLVRSAGTIDELLDSLLPVG; encoded by the coding sequence ATGCCTCAACGCGTGGGTGTATTCTGCGGTTCGCAATCGGGGAACGGCGACCGGTACATCGAGACTGCAATCCTGACCGCCAGCCGCATTGTCCAGCGCGGCTGCGGCATCGTCTACGGCGGCGGGCGCGTGGGTCTGATGGGCGTCCTGGCCGACACGGCGCTGGCGGCGGGCGGTGAGGTCATCGGCGTGATTCCCGAAGCGCTCGCCGGCAAAGAGATTGCGCATGGCGGTTTGACCGAGCTGCACGTCGTCACCAGCATGCACGAGCGCAAAGCGCTGATGGCCGATCTGAGCGACGCGTTCGTGGCCCTGCCCGGCGGATTCGGAACGATGGACGAATTTTGCGAGATACTCACTTGGGCGCAGCTGCGCATTCACGACAAGCCGGTCGGCCTGCTCAATGCGTACGGCTATTTCGACGACCTGATCGCGCTCTTCGACAACATGGTGAGCGAAGGGTTCGTCACGCCGCGGAACCGCACGCTGGTGCGAAGCGCCGGAACGATTGACGAACTGCTCGACTCCCTTTTGCCCGTAGGCTAG
- a CDS encoding carboxymuconolactone decarboxylase family protein has protein sequence MPNERYERGEKLLRKIDGDKVADNLLEDYKDLAPDFARYLIEFAFGDVYAREGDAKHRELIAIASLATMGGCDKQLGTHVRGAFNVGLTEAEIVEAVMTLIPYIGFPKALNALAVVKRVVDKREK, from the coding sequence TTGCCTAACGAGAGATACGAGCGCGGCGAGAAACTGCTGCGCAAGATCGACGGCGACAAAGTCGCAGACAACCTGCTCGAGGACTACAAAGATCTCGCGCCGGATTTTGCGCGCTACCTCATCGAGTTTGCATTCGGCGACGTCTACGCGCGTGAGGGCGACGCAAAGCACCGCGAATTGATCGCCATTGCGTCGCTGGCGACGATGGGCGGCTGCGACAAGCAGCTCGGCACGCACGTGCGGGGCGCGTTCAACGTCGGCTTGACCGAAGCAGAGATTGTCGAAGCCGTCATGACGCTGATTCCATACATCGGTTTTCCAAAAGCGCTCAACGCATTAGCGGTTGTCAAGCGCGTGGTCGATAAGCGCGAGAAGTAA